The following proteins are co-located in the Megalobrama amblycephala isolate DHTTF-2021 linkage group LG12, ASM1881202v1, whole genome shotgun sequence genome:
- the si:dkey-63d15.12 gene encoding uncharacterized protein si:dkey-63d15.12 codes for MTRTSLCALFATIWFTGLISEGVTLPNPNISVWQKPQTIKWKGTSENITCHIKAHSQFKRIVVKWLQDNKTEIKSEKIELSDNRSSVSGTVLVNASLDLLSIRLNHSAMYYCTAQMDLPILGFVKYGNGTHVYVVSNSTTVTKPSPTPETVTAIPMTLMVSLTLGLSCVLLIICIGCAIHRHYKGHSRIEPKAKEAVVDATHETPCPETHETVVYAALNIPRDSVKSRNENSAAVALTPVTCTEDSVTYSEVHMKKGPKDEG; via the exons ATGACTCGCACCAGTCTCTGTGCTCTTTTCGCAACCATCTGGTTCACAG GTCTCATCTCTGAAGGTGTAACTTTGCCAAATCCAAATATATCTGTGTGGCAAAAACCTCAGACAATAAAATGGAAAGGCACAAGTGAGAACATCACCTGTCACATTAAAGCTCATTCACAATTTAAAAGAATCGTGGTTAAGTGGTTACAAgataataaaactgaaataaagagTGAAAAGATTGAACTGTCTGACAATCGATCGTCTGTTTCTGGAACTGTGCTTGTTAACGCATCGCTGGACCTGCTGTCAATACGTCTAAATCATAGTGCCATGTATTACTGTACAGCACAGATGGATTTACCTATACTTGgatttgttaaatatggaaaTGGGACGCATGTATATGTGG TGTCTAATTCAACAACTGTGACAAAACCTTCTCCCACACCTGAGACTGTGACAGCAATCCCAATGACACTTATGGTGTCATTGACTTTAGGATTGAGTTGTGTCTTGCTAATCATCTGCATTGGCTGTGCTATTCACAGACATTATAAAG gACACTCCAGGATAGAACCTAAAGCAAAAGAAGCCGTA GTTGATGCTACCCATGAAACACCCTGCCCTGAAACTCATGAAACTGTTGTTTATGCAGCATTAAACATTCCTCGAGACAGTGTGAAATCAAGAAACGAG AACAGTGCAGCTGTGGCACTCACTCCAGTGACCTGCACCGAGGACTCTGTGACATACTCTGAGGTCCATATGAAGAAAGGACCAAAGGATGAAGGTTGA